A window from Aliamphritea hakodatensis encodes these proteins:
- the glpE gene encoding thiosulfate sulfurtransferase GlpE: METYQCINIEQAVALMEDGAVVVDIRDPQSFAAGHIVSASHLSNETLHTFITSADMDQPVIVCCYHGHSSQSAAQLLIGQGFDQVYSLDGGYQLWQANKPEMCSAPEA; the protein is encoded by the coding sequence ATGGAAACCTATCAGTGTATTAATATCGAACAGGCAGTTGCCCTGATGGAAGACGGCGCCGTCGTTGTGGATATTCGCGACCCGCAAAGTTTTGCCGCCGGACACATTGTCAGCGCCAGCCATCTGAGCAATGAAACCCTGCATACCTTTATTACCTCAGCGGATATGGATCAACCGGTCATTGTCTGTTGTTACCACGGTCACAGTAGCCAGTCTGCGGCACAACTGCTGATTGGCCAGGGATTTGATCAGGTATACAGCCTCGACGGCGGCTACCAGCTCTGGCAGGCAAACAAGCCTGAAATGTGCAGCGCCCCGGAAGCATAA
- a CDS encoding symmetrical bis(5'-nucleosyl)-tetraphosphatase, with amino-acid sequence MTHYAIGDIQGCFDELIQLLDTLSFGPEDTLWVAGDLVNRGPKSLETLRFLKELGSQTRIVLGNHDLHLLAIHYGTTTQRRSDTFDEILNAPDRDDLMDWLRHQPLLVHDEALGYTMVHAGIPPNWSLKKARSCAKEVEQVLQSTLAIEYFRNMYGNKPDRWKKSIQGWERLRMITNYFTRMRFCSDKGRLDFLAKGALSSQPEGFLPWFEHPGKTVDKHRIIFGHWAALEGKADHHNVFALDTGCVWGNTLTAMRLEDQQLFSVPSLKQPE; translated from the coding sequence ATGACCCATTACGCCATTGGTGATATACAGGGCTGCTTTGACGAACTTATCCAACTGCTGGACACCCTGAGCTTCGGCCCGGAAGACACACTGTGGGTTGCCGGTGATCTGGTTAACCGTGGACCCAAGTCACTGGAAACCCTGCGTTTTCTGAAAGAACTCGGCAGCCAGACCCGAATTGTACTCGGCAATCATGATCTGCACCTGCTGGCGATTCATTACGGCACCACCACTCAGCGGCGCAGCGATACCTTCGACGAAATTCTTAATGCCCCGGACCGCGACGACCTGATGGACTGGTTACGCCACCAGCCCCTGCTGGTTCATGACGAAGCCCTTGGCTATACCATGGTGCATGCCGGTATTCCGCCTAACTGGTCATTAAAGAAAGCCCGCAGCTGTGCCAAAGAAGTTGAACAGGTGCTGCAAAGTACCCTTGCCATTGAGTATTTCCGCAACATGTACGGCAACAAGCCGGACCGCTGGAAGAAATCTATTCAGGGCTGGGAACGGCTGCGGATGATCACCAATTACTTCACCCGGATGCGCTTTTGCAGCGACAAAGGCCGGCTCGACTTTCTCGCCAAGGGTGCCCTGAGCAGCCAGCCGGAAGGTTTTTTACCCTGGTTTGAACATCCGGGAAAAACCGTCGACAAGCACCGTATTATTTTTGGACACTGGGCTGCACTGGAAGGCAAAGCCGACCACCATAACGTATTTGCCCTGGATACCGGCTGCGTATGGGGTAATACCCTGACAGCCATGCGCCTTGAAGATCAGCAGCTATTCAGTGTCCCAAGCCTGAAACAACCGGAGTAA
- the apaG gene encoding Co2+/Mg2+ efflux protein ApaG, translating into MIAALEQESIAINVETSYLPEQSDPDKKRFVFSYHITITNHASQPVQLLNRRWLIVDGDEQVQEVKGEGVVGEQPVIDPTESYSYTSGTVLATNVGSMQGHYEMKAEDGQTFNAEIAPFTLAQPNALH; encoded by the coding sequence ATGATTGCCGCATTAGAACAAGAAAGTATCGCCATTAACGTGGAAACATCGTACCTTCCGGAGCAGTCTGATCCGGATAAAAAACGCTTTGTTTTTTCTTACCATATCACCATCACCAACCACGCCAGCCAGCCGGTTCAGCTGCTTAACCGCCGCTGGCTGATCGTTGACGGCGACGAACAGGTACAGGAAGTCAAAGGGGAAGGCGTAGTCGGTGAGCAACCGGTCATTGATCCGACAGAAAGCTACAGCTATACCAGTGGCACAGTACTGGCCACCAATGTCGGCAGCATGCAGGGACATTATGAAATGAAGGCCGAAGACGGCCAGACCTTCAATGCTGAAATTGCGCCGTTCACACTGGCACAGCCAAACGCACTGCACTGA
- the rsmA gene encoding 16S rRNA (adenine(1518)-N(6)/adenine(1519)-N(6))-dimethyltransferase RsmA: MSKKPVGHKARKRFGQNFLHDQGIIRRIIRSIAPQEDQHLVEIGPGLGAITEELLPECQQLNVVELDRDLIPILRTKFFSYADKFNIHEADALKFDFASLHQAPQPLRVVGNLPYNISTPLIFHLLSYAEEIEDMHFMLQKEVVDRLAAQPGDSAYGRLGIMAQYYCHVEPLFIVPPEAFDPAPKVDSTIVRLIPYKKVPHPAKDVDKLEVVVRTAFGQRRKTLRNNLKPLISADDIQALDIDPGLRPERLSLQEFIRISDFISTKQSD, from the coding sequence ATGAGTAAAAAACCCGTCGGCCACAAAGCCCGCAAACGCTTTGGCCAGAATTTCCTGCATGATCAGGGCATCATTCGCCGGATCATTCGCTCCATCGCACCGCAGGAAGACCAGCATCTGGTAGAAATCGGCCCAGGCCTGGGGGCTATTACTGAAGAATTACTGCCCGAATGCCAGCAACTGAATGTCGTGGAACTGGACCGGGACCTGATTCCTATTCTGCGTACCAAGTTCTTCAGTTACGCGGATAAATTCAACATTCATGAAGCGGATGCCCTGAAGTTTGACTTTGCATCCCTGCACCAGGCCCCGCAGCCACTGCGTGTTGTCGGTAACCTGCCGTATAACATCTCGACGCCGCTGATTTTTCATCTGCTGAGCTATGCTGAAGAGATCGAAGACATGCATTTCATGTTGCAGAAGGAAGTTGTTGACCGTCTGGCAGCACAGCCAGGGGACAGTGCTTATGGCCGTCTGGGCATTATGGCGCAGTACTACTGCCACGTAGAACCACTCTTTATTGTGCCACCGGAAGCGTTTGACCCGGCCCCCAAAGTTGACTCGACAATCGTCCGGCTGATCCCATACAAAAAAGTCCCCCACCCGGCTAAGGATGTTGATAAACTGGAAGTCGTCGTCAGAACCGCCTTCGGTCAGCGTCGCAAAACTTTACGAAATAACCTGAAGCCGCTGATCAGTGCCGATGATATTCAGGCGCTGGACATCGACCCGGGCCTGCGCCCGGAACGTCTGAGCCTGCAGGAATTTATCCGCATCAGTGATTTCATCAGCACTAAACAGAGCGACTAA
- the pdxA gene encoding 4-hydroxythreonine-4-phosphate dehydrogenase PdxA, with protein sequence MPDQIFKLALTPGEPSGIGPDLCIQIAQQGHQQQLIAIADPHMLAERAAQLQLPLEIRQYDASEPAQSTPAGCLWVDPVPCKTAVTAGQLDTANAQYVLDTLTRATTGCMNGEFSAIVTAPVHKGIINDAGIPFSGHTEFLEALTGSDKVVMMLATQGLRVALATTHLPLLEVPGAITAPLLQQVIRVLHQDLQQRFGLQQPRILVAGLNPHAGEGGHMGREEIETIEPALEKLRQEGINLTGPLPADTLFTEKYLQQTDAVLAMYHDQGLPVLKYKGFGNAVNITLGLPIIRTSVDHGTALDLAGSGKADTGSLLTAIDYAAEMASHSNQDN encoded by the coding sequence ATGCCGGATCAGATCTTCAAGTTAGCACTGACACCGGGCGAACCTTCGGGTATCGGCCCGGATCTGTGCATTCAGATTGCCCAGCAGGGCCATCAGCAACAACTGATTGCCATTGCCGATCCGCACATGCTTGCTGAACGGGCTGCACAGCTGCAACTCCCCCTGGAAATCCGTCAGTACGACGCCAGCGAGCCGGCACAAAGCACCCCTGCAGGCTGTCTGTGGGTTGACCCAGTCCCCTGTAAAACCGCAGTGACAGCCGGACAACTCGATACGGCCAACGCCCAGTATGTACTGGACACCCTGACCCGGGCGACGACCGGCTGCATGAACGGTGAGTTTTCTGCCATTGTCACCGCCCCGGTACACAAAGGCATCATCAACGATGCCGGCATTCCGTTCAGCGGACACACCGAGTTTCTTGAAGCCCTGACCGGCAGCGATAAAGTCGTTATGATGCTGGCAACTCAAGGGTTGCGTGTCGCGCTTGCCACCACCCACCTGCCATTACTGGAGGTACCGGGCGCAATTACAGCCCCCTTACTGCAGCAAGTCATCCGGGTACTGCATCAGGACTTACAACAACGCTTTGGCTTACAACAGCCACGTATTCTGGTTGCCGGCCTGAACCCCCATGCAGGAGAAGGCGGACACATGGGGCGGGAAGAAATCGAAACAATTGAACCGGCCCTTGAAAAGCTGCGTCAGGAGGGTATAAACCTCACTGGCCCGCTACCGGCAGACACCCTCTTTACTGAAAAATACCTGCAGCAAACCGATGCTGTCCTTGCGATGTATCACGATCAGGGATTACCTGTTCTAAAATACAAAGGCTTTGGCAACGCCGTCAATATTACGCTGGGCCTGCCCATTATCCGCACATCAGTGGATCATGGCACCGCCCTTGATCTGGCCGGCAGCGGCAAGGCCGATACCGGCAGCCTGCTGACCGCCATCGACTATGCGGCAGAAATGGCCAGCCACAGCAATCAGGATAACTGA
- a CDS encoding peptidylprolyl isomerase: MTIKCMRPFGAKLIKPAMAAIALSASVSAFAATSLDRVIAIVNDDIIMQSELEARENIILHRLARSNATQPPAEALRKQVLNRLIVDRVQMQLADERGIRVSDNELNAALNRIAGQSGLSLAQFRETLIAEGQDYAKVRNQIRQELLISETQRQLVNSRINVSQQEVDNFLSSDQGKLAASKSYNLSLILIEVPPQADATTIQQAAEIAAEISSELQNGADFAELALERSAGNNALRGGQLGWKKAAELPPAFAQALGALEKGQVTAPIRTPNGFHILKVNDTQQGNVQMVDQTEVRHILLKPTEIRSKAQTLREIKSLYNRLALGEPFAELAKEFSDDPGSGAEGGALGWAQPGQMVPEFEEVMRKTPVGEVSIPFETRFGWHILEVTDRRQQDLGEEMLTNQARASIRERKFNEELQNWLREIRAKAYIELK, encoded by the coding sequence ATGACTATTAAGTGTATGCGCCCGTTCGGGGCCAAGCTCATCAAGCCGGCAATGGCGGCTATCGCGCTCAGCGCATCTGTGTCAGCGTTTGCTGCCACCTCTCTGGACCGGGTGATTGCAATCGTCAATGACGACATCATTATGCAAAGTGAACTGGAAGCCCGCGAAAACATAATCCTGCACCGTCTGGCCCGCAGTAACGCGACCCAGCCGCCGGCGGAAGCGCTGCGTAAACAGGTACTGAACCGCCTGATTGTCGACCGGGTCCAGATGCAACTGGCTGATGAGCGGGGAATCCGCGTCAGCGATAACGAGCTCAATGCGGCCCTTAACCGGATCGCCGGCCAGTCAGGCCTGAGCCTGGCTCAGTTCCGTGAGACCCTGATTGCTGAGGGCCAGGACTACGCTAAGGTGCGTAACCAGATCCGTCAGGAATTACTGATCAGTGAAACCCAGCGTCAACTGGTTAACAGCCGTATTAATGTATCCCAGCAGGAAGTTGACAACTTCCTCAGCTCAGATCAGGGAAAACTGGCCGCTTCAAAAAGCTATAACCTGAGCCTGATTCTGATTGAAGTTCCGCCACAGGCTGATGCTACAACCATCCAGCAGGCCGCTGAAATCGCCGCTGAAATCAGCAGTGAATTACAGAACGGTGCCGATTTTGCAGAACTGGCTCTGGAACGCTCCGCCGGAAATAACGCCTTAAGAGGTGGTCAGCTGGGCTGGAAAAAAGCCGCTGAGCTACCCCCTGCTTTCGCACAGGCGCTCGGGGCTCTGGAAAAAGGCCAGGTAACAGCACCTATTCGCACCCCGAACGGCTTTCACATTCTTAAAGTAAACGACACCCAGCAGGGAAATGTACAAATGGTCGATCAGACCGAAGTACGCCACATCCTGCTTAAGCCAACTGAAATCCGTTCCAAGGCCCAGACGCTGCGGGAAATAAAATCCCTGTACAACCGTCTGGCACTGGGTGAACCGTTTGCCGAACTGGCAAAAGAATTCAGTGATGACCCGGGCAGCGGTGCAGAAGGCGGCGCTTTAGGCTGGGCTCAGCCAGGCCAGATGGTCCCTGAATTTGAAGAAGTCATGCGTAAAACACCGGTTGGTGAAGTCAGCATCCCGTTTGAAACCCGTTTTGGCTGGCACATTCTTGAGGTAACCGACCGCCGCCAGCAGGATCTGGGTGAAGAAATGCTGACCAATCAGGCACGGGCCAGCATCCGTGAGCGCAAGTTCAACGAAGAGCTGCAGAACTGGTTACGGGAGATCCGTGCCAAGGCATATATTGAGCTGAAATAA
- a CDS encoding LPS-assembly protein LptD, whose protein sequence is MSPSLYAAPADLWQCQTQADGSWQCAGSDTPAEPAFSDPANVPTQPLNTPEAVSQPESVNVSPAASAPAVAPAAIRTEDKQQQASQAAVLNAPAADLAARQLDWQPGEGGQCGRYVEPEYPVAEAGKEEEIIINADQSLTQIGQTSTMRGDIRVRQGNRTISSDEATLYETTNTATLQGNVIYREPGLLIVGDNAQANIDTSETRIEAADYVMHQQGIRGSAVSITRQPDSKINLQDTSYTKCPLGDESWKINADEVVLDPEEGFGTAKHATLRIGDVPVFYYPYFTFPIDDKRRSGFLYPTMGYSDGDGLELATPYYFNIAPNIDDTLTPHLYSSRGLSLDNELRYMNSYSYNVLSTAYLPNDRKADKDRWLVDAEHRGYQGNWRSTIDYTRVSDDDYFNDLNTGLEVNRQDHLDQIAQASYVTDNWTATTRVQSYQTITDATQPYRKLPQISLQGSQSDLVDGSDLELSYQADFTSFERDNDNLTGVDRVNGQRVHLQPSVSIPFRWPWAYVTPKATLWSSQYKLDDQVAGKSDSISRTVGVLSVDSGLSFERTVNESGMIQTLEPRLFALYVPEEDQTAIPNFDTAEYSFTYSSLFRENRFSGYDKIGDTQQLTLGLSSGFYRSNGSEVARLGIAQAHYFADREVQLESTTAADTSKRSNVALEASWNVTDALRISNDSELDASDYHLIENNLKFSYSPNVNKVFSLGFRDREDTREQADLSFIWPVAKKWSVLGRWQEDIRNNTTPEALLGVEYSDCCWQVRVAAREYLPSGSTERDSGIYIQFVLKGLGAFGQGKGLFDNITGFEEREKQNDY, encoded by the coding sequence ATGTCGCCTTCGTTATATGCCGCACCCGCCGATTTATGGCAATGCCAGACCCAGGCCGACGGCAGCTGGCAATGTGCCGGCAGCGATACACCGGCAGAACCGGCTTTTTCTGACCCTGCTAATGTTCCGACCCAGCCACTGAACACACCTGAAGCGGTGTCTCAACCTGAATCAGTCAATGTTTCACCGGCAGCGTCAGCACCGGCCGTTGCACCGGCGGCCATCCGCACAGAAGACAAGCAACAGCAAGCATCTCAGGCAGCGGTGCTGAACGCCCCTGCAGCAGACCTGGCAGCCCGGCAACTGGACTGGCAACCGGGTGAAGGCGGCCAGTGCGGCCGCTATGTTGAACCTGAGTATCCTGTAGCAGAAGCAGGTAAAGAAGAAGAAATCATCATCAATGCCGATCAGTCCCTGACTCAGATTGGCCAGACATCCACCATGCGGGGTGATATACGTGTCCGTCAGGGCAACCGCACCATCAGCAGTGACGAAGCTACCCTGTACGAAACCACCAATACCGCAACCCTGCAGGGCAATGTGATATACCGGGAGCCGGGACTGCTGATTGTGGGTGACAATGCCCAGGCCAATATAGATACCAGCGAAACCCGGATTGAAGCCGCTGATTATGTCATGCATCAGCAAGGCATCCGGGGTTCTGCGGTGAGCATTACCCGCCAGCCGGACAGCAAAATCAACCTGCAGGACACCTCCTACACCAAGTGTCCTCTGGGGGATGAAAGCTGGAAAATCAACGCCGATGAAGTCGTGCTTGATCCGGAAGAAGGTTTCGGTACTGCCAAACATGCCACCCTGCGCATTGGCGACGTACCTGTATTCTACTATCCGTACTTCACCTTCCCGATTGATGATAAGCGCCGCTCCGGTTTCCTTTACCCGACCATGGGCTATTCCGACGGTGACGGGCTGGAACTGGCAACCCCGTATTACTTTAATATCGCCCCAAACATTGACGATACGCTGACACCGCACCTGTACAGCAGCCGCGGCCTGTCTCTGGATAACGAACTGCGGTACATGAACAGCTACAGCTATAACGTACTGAGCACCGCATACCTGCCGAACGACCGTAAAGCAGACAAGGACCGCTGGCTGGTTGACGCCGAGCACCGCGGCTATCAGGGGAACTGGCGTTCAACAATTGATTACACCCGGGTCAGTGACGACGACTACTTTAACGATCTGAACACCGGCCTTGAAGTAAACCGGCAGGACCATCTGGACCAGATTGCCCAGGCAAGCTATGTCACCGATAACTGGACAGCGACAACCCGTGTTCAGTCTTATCAGACCATAACCGACGCCACCCAGCCTTACCGGAAGCTGCCACAGATTTCCCTGCAAGGCAGCCAGAGTGATCTGGTAGACGGTTCTGATCTTGAGCTGAGTTATCAGGCAGACTTCACATCCTTTGAACGGGATAACGACAACCTGACCGGCGTTGACCGTGTGAATGGTCAGCGTGTTCACCTGCAGCCGTCTGTCAGTATTCCGTTCCGCTGGCCCTGGGCTTACGTAACGCCCAAAGCCACTCTCTGGTCTTCACAGTACAAGCTTGATGATCAGGTGGCCGGCAAGTCCGACAGCATCAGCCGTACGGTGGGCGTGCTCAGTGTCGACAGCGGCCTGAGCTTTGAGCGTACAGTCAATGAATCCGGCATGATTCAGACGCTGGAACCACGCCTGTTTGCCCTCTACGTGCCTGAAGAAGACCAGACCGCCATTCCGAATTTTGATACCGCCGAATACAGCTTTACATACAGCTCTCTGTTCCGGGAAAACCGCTTCAGTGGTTATGACAAGATCGGTGATACTCAACAGCTGACACTGGGACTGAGCTCCGGGTTCTACCGCAGCAACGGCAGCGAAGTGGCCCGGCTGGGCATTGCCCAGGCCCATTATTTTGCCGACCGCGAAGTTCAGTTGGAAAGCACCACGGCAGCCGACACCAGCAAGCGTTCCAATGTTGCCCTTGAAGCCAGCTGGAATGTAACCGACGCCCTGCGGATCAGCAACGACAGCGAACTGGACGCCAGTGACTATCATTTAATCGAAAACAATCTTAAATTCAGTTACTCTCCGAACGTCAACAAAGTTTTCAGCCTGGGCTTCCGTGACCGTGAAGACACCCGCGAACAGGCAGACCTGTCATTTATCTGGCCGGTTGCAAAAAAATGGAGCGTTCTGGGACGCTGGCAGGAAGATATCCGGAACAATACGACCCCGGAAGCACTCTTAGGTGTTGAGTACTCCGACTGTTGCTGGCAGGTACGGGTTGCCGCCAGAGAGTATCTGCCAAGTGGCAGCACCGAAAGGGACAGCGGAATTTATATACAGTTTGTCCTGAAAGGGCTGGGCGCTTTCGGCCAAGGCAAAGGCTTATTCGATAACATTACCGGTTTTGAAGAACGTGAAAAACAAAATGACTATTAA
- a CDS encoding aminoglycoside phosphotransferase family protein: MGQRLAGLRAWVVDICAASGIDLASDWQCQPVSGDASFRRYFRLISGQQSWILMDAPPEKEASLPFVKIADSWYSQGIKVPQVIAADLSLGYMLLSDLGDEQYLPHLNDSSADDLYTRALDELLLIQKATDVAGFPLPEYDEALLQREMALFHDWFLQDLLGLTIKPGVEHLWQEVCAQLVNSARAQPQVAVHRDYHSRNLMVCGDSLGVIDFQDAVIGPVTYDLVSLLRDCYIAWPDIKVYGWVDQYGAQLEAEGVLESFDRTEFYYWFDLMGVQRHLKASGIFARLKLRDGKDGYLADIPRTLHYIIRVCSRYQDLLTFAAWLNEVVVPAMYASEHFDTALLDKWFK, from the coding sequence ATGGGTCAACGATTGGCCGGGTTGCGTGCCTGGGTGGTCGACATTTGTGCGGCATCGGGAATTGATCTGGCGTCAGACTGGCAGTGCCAGCCGGTGTCGGGCGATGCGAGCTTTCGGCGTTACTTTCGGCTGATCAGTGGTCAGCAAAGCTGGATTCTGATGGATGCTCCGCCGGAAAAAGAAGCCAGCCTGCCCTTTGTTAAGATTGCCGACAGCTGGTACAGCCAGGGTATAAAGGTTCCACAGGTCATTGCCGCTGATTTATCGCTTGGATATATGCTGTTAAGTGATCTGGGGGATGAGCAATATCTGCCACACCTGAATGATAGCTCTGCTGATGACTTATATACCCGCGCACTGGATGAGTTGCTGCTGATCCAGAAAGCGACCGACGTTGCCGGCTTCCCGCTGCCTGAATATGACGAAGCCTTGTTGCAGCGGGAAATGGCCCTGTTCCATGACTGGTTTCTGCAGGACTTGCTGGGGCTGACAATCAAGCCGGGTGTGGAACATCTCTGGCAAGAAGTCTGTGCGCAGCTGGTGAACAGTGCCCGGGCACAGCCGCAGGTTGCCGTGCACCGGGATTACCATAGCCGGAATCTGATGGTATGCGGTGACTCGCTGGGTGTGATTGATTTTCAGGACGCCGTTATTGGCCCGGTGACCTATGATCTGGTGTCATTGCTGCGGGACTGTTATATCGCCTGGCCGGATATCAAGGTTTATGGCTGGGTGGATCAGTACGGAGCTCAGCTGGAAGCTGAAGGTGTACTGGAAAGCTTCGACCGTACCGAATTCTATTACTGGTTTGATCTGATGGGGGTGCAGCGTCACCTTAAAGCCAGCGGTATTTTTGCCCGGCTGAAACTGCGTGACGGTAAAGACGGCTATCTGGCGGATATTCCCCGAACCCTGCATTACATCATCCGGGTCTGTTCGCGGTATCAGGACCTGTTGACGTTTGCTGCCTGGCTCAACGAAGTGGTGGTCCCGGCAATGTATGCCTCTGAGCACTTCGATACAGCACTGCTGGATAAGTGGTTTAAATGA
- the murU gene encoding N-acetylmuramate alpha-1-phosphate uridylyltransferase MurU produces the protein MMRGMILAAGLGTRMRPLTLTTPKPLIKVAGKALIEYHIERLVAGGITELVINHAWLGEQLERALGNGEPYGAGIVYSPESDALETGGGIFQALPLVSPQEEPFAVINGDVFTDYPTKSLLAAQARLDASGALAHLVMVNNPEHNPDGDFILTGGNVSEGDGERLTFSGISILSPRLFVGCQSGKFALAPLLREAMAKGLVSGEHYAGYWRDIGTIERLQAVEKDLTGNHITAE, from the coding sequence ATGATGCGCGGGATGATTCTGGCGGCAGGGCTGGGTACCCGGATGCGTCCGCTGACACTGACGACGCCCAAGCCGCTGATCAAAGTAGCCGGTAAAGCGCTGATTGAATATCATATTGAGCGTCTGGTGGCGGGCGGGATCACTGAGCTGGTGATCAACCATGCCTGGCTGGGTGAACAGCTGGAACGCGCGCTGGGTAACGGTGAACCTTATGGTGCCGGGATAGTCTACTCGCCGGAGTCTGACGCACTGGAAACCGGTGGTGGTATTTTTCAGGCTTTGCCGCTGGTGTCGCCACAAGAGGAACCGTTTGCGGTCATCAACGGTGATGTCTTTACGGATTATCCGACGAAGTCACTGCTGGCGGCGCAGGCCCGTCTGGATGCCAGCGGTGCGCTGGCGCATCTGGTGATGGTGAATAACCCTGAGCACAATCCTGACGGCGATTTTATACTGACGGGAGGTAATGTTAGCGAAGGGGATGGGGAACGGTTAACGTTCAGCGGTATCAGTATTTTATCCCCACGCTTATTCGTCGGTTGTCAGTCGGGTAAGTTTGCGCTGGCACCGTTACTGCGTGAAGCAATGGCTAAAGGTCTGGTGAGCGGCGAACACTATGCCGGTTACTGGCGGGATATAGGCACAATTGAGCGGTTGCAGGCGGTTGAAAAAGATTTAACAGGCAATCATATAACTGCTGAGTAA
- the djlA gene encoding co-chaperone DjlA, giving the protein MAFDAQRSGENFGQMIRNNSTALVIGGLIGLMSGGLFGLLLGGAIGVALSKGLKNLLGNALNPQDAFFKATFSVMGKLAKADGRVSQEEIQYARDVMNRMGLSSERQKQAIELFTRGKDEHFDIADVLRPLSALIRYRVPLKLMFVEIQLQAAMADGQVSEAELAIIREVCALLHMSQAEMAALMARMQSQFSYQQHSYQSHQHGSVSQATLLKEAYGVLGVSEDVSDAELKKAYRRLMSQHHPDKLVAKGLPEEMMQLAKEKTQEIQSAYDRIRQARKN; this is encoded by the coding sequence ATGGCATTCGATGCACAGCGTTCCGGTGAAAACTTCGGACAAATGATCCGAAACAACAGTACGGCTCTGGTGATTGGCGGGCTGATTGGTCTGATGTCCGGTGGTTTGTTCGGGCTGTTGCTGGGCGGTGCGATCGGTGTTGCCCTCTCCAAGGGGCTGAAGAATCTGCTGGGCAATGCACTGAATCCTCAGGATGCTTTTTTTAAAGCCACTTTTTCTGTGATGGGAAAGCTGGCGAAAGCCGATGGCCGGGTGAGCCAGGAAGAAATTCAGTACGCCCGTGATGTGATGAACCGTATGGGGCTGAGCAGCGAGCGGCAAAAGCAGGCGATTGAGCTGTTTACCCGGGGTAAAGATGAACACTTCGATATTGCTGATGTATTACGGCCATTAAGTGCGCTGATACGTTACCGGGTGCCGCTGAAACTGATGTTTGTCGAGATTCAGCTGCAGGCCGCGATGGCGGATGGGCAGGTAAGTGAAGCGGAGCTGGCAATTATCCGCGAGGTCTGTGCCCTGTTGCATATGTCGCAGGCGGAAATGGCCGCGCTAATGGCCAGAATGCAGTCTCAGTTTTCATATCAGCAACACAGTTATCAGTCCCATCAGCATGGCTCAGTGTCTCAGGCGACTCTGCTGAAAGAAGCGTATGGCGTGCTGGGGGTGTCAGAAGATGTCAGTGATGCGGAGCTGAAGAAAGCCTACCGCCGCCTGATGAGTCAGCATCATCCCGATAAGCTGGTGGCGAAAGGGCTGCCGGAAGAAATGATGCAACTGGCCAAGGAAAAGACCCAGGAAATTCAGTCCGCCTATGACCGTATCCGTCAGGCCCGGAAAAACTGA